The Nitrosopumilus cobalaminigenes genome contains a region encoding:
- a CDS encoding replication factor C small subunit, translating into MSATGMWVEKYRPMKLSEVVNQTEIIGSLEALIKDPTDMPHLMFSGSAGVGKTTVALCIARQILGDYAKDYTLELNASDERGIGMVREKVKKFSRFAGMAEVPFKIIILDEADEMTNDAQTALRRIIEDTAKICRFIFIANNISKIIDPIQSRCATFKFTSVPEEDVIGRLEEIAKKEKVKSDKKGLKAIYDYSEGDLRHAINLLQATASLGGITEENVKSSAGLTKTSDVDEVLKIALSGKVPEAREKMIELIKVYGMSESDFLKYLNSAVFKSKHDKLSDILEVIAKYDYRVLVGANSEIQLSAMLAELAKIEN; encoded by the coding sequence ATGTCTGCAACAGGTATGTGGGTAGAAAAATATCGACCAATGAAACTTTCTGAAGTTGTAAACCAAACTGAAATTATTGGTAGTTTAGAGGCTTTAATCAAAGATCCAACAGATATGCCACACTTGATGTTTTCAGGTTCTGCAGGAGTAGGAAAAACAACAGTCGCATTATGTATTGCAAGACAAATTTTAGGAGATTACGCTAAAGACTACACATTAGAGCTAAATGCATCAGACGAAAGAGGAATAGGCATGGTCAGAGAGAAAGTAAAGAAATTCTCAAGGTTTGCTGGAATGGCCGAAGTACCATTCAAGATTATCATATTAGATGAAGCTGATGAAATGACAAATGATGCACAAACTGCATTAAGAAGAATTATAGAAGATACTGCAAAAATTTGTAGGTTTATTTTCATAGCAAATAATATTTCAAAAATCATTGATCCAATTCAGAGTAGATGTGCCACATTCAAATTCACTTCAGTTCCTGAAGAGGATGTAATTGGTAGACTCGAAGAAATTGCCAAAAAAGAAAAGGTAAAGTCAGACAAAAAAGGCCTCAAAGCAATTTATGATTATTCAGAAGGGGATTTGAGGCATGCAATTAATTTATTGCAAGCAACTGCAAGTCTTGGTGGAATTACCGAAGAGAATGTGAAATCATCAGCTGGATTGACAAAGACTAGTGATGTTGATGAAGTTCTAAAAATTGCACTTTCTGGAAAAGTTCCAGAAGCTAGAGAGAAAATGATTGAGTTAATCAAAGTTTATGGAATGTCAGAATCAGATTTTCTAAAATATCTAAACTCTGCAGTGTTCAAATCAAAACATGATAAATTATCTGATATCCTAGAGGTAATTGCAAAATATGATTATAGAGTTCTAGTAGGAGCAAATTCTGAAATTCAATTATCTGCAATGTTAGCAGAACTAGCAAAAATAGAAAATTAA
- a CDS encoding DNA replication complex GINS family protein, with amino-acid sequence MEIDKIEKVHSIGYRLKDAKITINQDFKYNVAGMKIEGTQGDTNNMPQWVGKILSENNIGTLNSPDMITQLKQALSKEKMVGEYQISTLDPHFYIRLKESMKELNNDDFDKVESMMLELFRMRRGKLVKIADSIKLNSELYNKLTVEESIFYKTIHENSVEFEKQIRGERNENGTS; translated from the coding sequence ATGGAAATAGACAAAATAGAAAAAGTACATTCAATAGGATATCGCCTAAAGGATGCTAAGATTACAATAAATCAAGATTTCAAATATAATGTTGCTGGAATGAAAATTGAAGGCACACAAGGTGATACCAATAACATGCCTCAGTGGGTAGGGAAGATTCTCTCTGAAAACAACATAGGAACACTCAATTCCCCCGATATGATCACCCAACTAAAACAAGCATTATCAAAAGAAAAAATGGTTGGTGAATATCAGATTTCCACACTTGATCCTCATTTTTACATCCGATTAAAAGAGTCTATGAAGGAATTAAACAATGACGATTTTGATAAAGTTGAAAGTATGATGTTAGAACTATTTAGAATGAGAAGAGGCAAACTAGTAAAGATTGCAGATTCTATCAAACTAAATTCTGAATTATACAATAAATTAACTGTCGAGGAAAGCATCTTCTATAAAACAATCCATGAAAACAGTGTAGAATTTGAAAAACAGATAAGAGGAGAAAGAAACGAAAATGGCACAAGCTAG
- a CDS encoding minichromosome maintenance protein MCM, whose translation MAQASTFTDSALSDKVKEFLTRFKDRDGNYKYVDAIDEMMPKNAKYIIVDYNDLVIEPQIEIMFSQNPDRIFDAFARAIKEALQTRFPEYAEKIKDEVRVRLINFPLERSLRQINAETIGKITSVSGMVVRASEVKPLAKELVFVCPDEHPTKVIQLKGMDVKIPIVCDNPSCKHRDFELKPEASKFIDFQILRLQELPEDLPPGQLPHYIDVTTRQDLVDNSRPGDRIILTGVVRVEQESVAGVQRGHSGLYRLRIEGNNIEFLSGRGSKTDRKIGREEISPEEEKLIKSLAQSSDVYQRLIDSFAPHIQGQSLIKEAILLLIVGSNQRLLGDGSKIRGDINVFLVGDPGTAKSEMLKFCARIAPRGLYTSGRGSTAAGLTAAVVRDKTGIMMLEAGAVVLGDQGLVSIDEFDKMKPEDRSALHEVMEQQSASIAKGGIVATLNARTSILAAANPMYGKYDPFKNITENVNLPIPLLTRFDLIFVVRDIPTKERDMQIAKHIIRRNTSQGTDKKSVIEVDLLTKYLSYAKRGTPELTKEAEAKILDYYLQMRNVESEEMITVTPRQLEGIVRLSTARARLLMKDKVEEEDAERAIFLIQSMLQDAGVDVNTGKVDLGVLQGKPRSEVSKMQLFMDILKGLEGDNKVPVEEKTFVKELEKSEKFTEEEARNYIRRMLREASIYESKPGHYNRV comes from the coding sequence ATGGCACAAGCTAGTACATTTACAGATTCAGCATTATCTGATAAGGTAAAGGAATTCTTAACAAGATTCAAGGATAGAGATGGCAATTACAAGTATGTAGATGCAATAGATGAGATGATGCCAAAGAATGCAAAATACATCATTGTAGATTACAATGACTTGGTAATTGAACCACAAATTGAAATTATGTTTTCACAAAATCCTGATAGGATATTTGATGCATTTGCTAGAGCAATCAAAGAAGCATTACAAACAAGATTCCCTGAATATGCTGAAAAAATCAAAGATGAAGTACGTGTAAGATTAATCAATTTCCCACTAGAGCGTAGTCTAAGACAAATTAATGCTGAAACAATTGGAAAAATTACCAGTGTTTCAGGAATGGTAGTTCGTGCATCTGAAGTAAAACCACTTGCCAAAGAACTAGTCTTCGTATGTCCTGATGAACATCCAACCAAAGTAATCCAACTAAAAGGAATGGATGTCAAGATTCCTATAGTTTGTGATAATCCATCTTGTAAACATAGAGATTTTGAGCTAAAACCTGAAGCAAGCAAATTTATCGATTTTCAAATTCTAAGATTACAGGAACTTCCTGAAGATTTACCTCCTGGACAATTGCCTCACTATATTGATGTCACAACTAGGCAGGATTTAGTAGATAATTCCAGACCTGGAGACAGAATTATCCTTACTGGTGTAGTGCGAGTGGAACAAGAATCAGTTGCAGGAGTTCAAAGAGGACACAGTGGATTATACCGATTAAGAATTGAAGGAAACAATATCGAATTTTTGAGTGGTAGAGGTTCTAAAACTGATAGAAAAATAGGCAGAGAAGAAATTTCCCCTGAAGAAGAGAAATTAATCAAATCCCTTGCTCAAAGTTCTGATGTATATCAAAGATTGATAGATTCGTTTGCTCCACACATTCAAGGTCAATCATTAATCAAAGAAGCTATTTTATTACTTATTGTAGGTTCCAACCAAAGATTACTTGGTGATGGAAGTAAAATTAGAGGAGACATCAACGTATTTCTTGTAGGAGATCCTGGTACTGCAAAATCTGAAATGCTAAAGTTTTGTGCAAGAATTGCACCAAGAGGTTTGTATACTTCTGGTAGAGGTTCAACAGCTGCTGGTCTTACAGCTGCAGTTGTTAGAGACAAGACAGGAATTATGATGTTAGAAGCTGGTGCAGTTGTACTAGGCGATCAGGGTCTTGTAAGTATAGACGAATTTGATAAAATGAAACCAGAGGACAGAAGTGCATTACACGAAGTTATGGAACAACAATCTGCAAGTATTGCAAAAGGTGGTATTGTTGCTACACTAAATGCAAGAACATCAATTTTAGCTGCAGCAAACCCAATGTATGGAAAATATGACCCTTTCAAAAATATTACAGAAAATGTTAATTTGCCAATCCCATTACTTACAAGATTTGACTTGATCTTTGTTGTAAGAGATATTCCAACTAAAGAAAGAGATATGCAAATTGCAAAACACATCATTAGAAGAAACACTTCGCAAGGTACAGACAAAAAATCTGTTATTGAAGTTGATTTACTAACAAAATATCTTTCATATGCAAAACGTGGAACCCCTGAATTAACTAAAGAGGCTGAAGCCAAAATACTCGATTATTATCTACAAATGAGAAATGTAGAATCTGAAGAAATGATTACAGTTACTCCTAGACAATTAGAAGGAATTGTTAGACTTTCAACTGCTAGAGCAAGATTACTCATGAAAGACAAGGTAGAAGAAGAAGATGCCGAACGTGCAATTTTCCTAATTCAGAGTATGTTGCAAGATGCTGGTGTTGATGTCAATACCGGCAAAGTCGATCTTGGTGTATTACAAGGAAAACCAAGAAGTGAAGTTTCAAAAATGCAATTGTTTATGGATATACTCAAAGGTCTTGAGGGTGATAACAAAGTTCCAGTTGAAGAGAAAACATTTGTCAAAGAACTCGAAAAGAGTGAGAAATTCACAGAAGAAGAGGCAAGAAACTATATCCGAAGAATGCTCAGAGAAGCATCTATTTATGAATCAAAACCCGGTCACTATAACCGAGTATGA
- a CDS encoding DEAD/DEAH box helicase, with protein sequence MNIDKLKLPESAIEFLKSQGFTKLYPPQADSIKSGLLDGKSILVSAPTASGKTLIAMLAMLSFLSKNKGKVIYLSPLRALAAEKFTEFKKLEKIAIGNKIKVAISTGDFENIEKNLEKSNVLILTNEKMDSIIRHGSEWVDEIGLVISDEVHLIGDESRGPTLEMILTQLKLLETKPQIVGLSATITNSDEIADWLECKLVKNDWRPVPLSEGVCDEGQVTMSDGKTFEVERSLMGTPIDLGVQSVREGGQSLVFAETRTRSKSLATKASDTISKILEKKEITELEKTSKKLLSENEHTELVKTLASLVKKGVAFHHAGLNQKCRETIETEFRKGTIKLLSSTPTLAAGVNLPARRVVISNINRYNAKVGANRPISILEYKQLCGRAGRPQYDDFGESIIVGNGNTEDLIEYYINGEPEPIESKITDDKSLRTHILSVIVTHPGIKKEEILEFFLQTLGGLQSRKPTIKFAIDISLRFLSSKFLIIKKGERYAATEFGKKTSMLYIDPLTATYFSDSIENVSEERKHTFGYLHLITNCEEFFPKFSLRQKDYETASLMIENNSSQLLEPISEYDCSRSLLALQSWITESTELSLSDSLGIESGDMHRMTENANWLSYCLREISKHVERADLLEELGDLRNRVVYGIREELLDLVRVKGIGRVRARILFKHGIKNLDDLRKIPVNKLAEIDKIGSTIADNIKAELRKVR encoded by the coding sequence ATGAATATAGATAAACTAAAACTTCCTGAATCTGCAATTGAATTTCTAAAATCACAAGGTTTTACAAAATTATATCCCCCACAAGCAGATAGCATAAAGTCCGGACTGTTAGATGGAAAAAGCATACTAGTTTCAGCTCCTACTGCAAGTGGAAAAACTTTGATTGCCATGCTTGCAATGCTTAGTTTTCTATCAAAAAACAAGGGTAAGGTAATTTATCTCAGTCCACTAAGAGCATTAGCTGCTGAAAAGTTTACAGAATTTAAAAAATTAGAAAAAATTGCCATAGGAAATAAAATAAAGGTTGCAATATCTACTGGTGATTTTGAAAACATTGAAAAAAATCTAGAGAAAAGTAACGTGTTAATTTTAACAAATGAAAAAATGGATTCCATAATTAGACATGGATCTGAATGGGTTGATGAGATTGGTCTAGTAATTTCTGATGAAGTCCATTTGATTGGTGATGAAAGTAGGGGTCCAACACTTGAGATGATTCTTACACAACTCAAACTCTTAGAAACAAAACCTCAGATTGTAGGTCTTAGTGCAACAATTACAAATTCTGATGAGATTGCAGATTGGCTTGAATGCAAACTGGTAAAAAATGACTGGAGACCAGTCCCACTATCTGAAGGAGTATGTGATGAAGGGCAAGTTACAATGAGTGATGGTAAAACCTTTGAAGTTGAGCGTAGTTTGATGGGCACGCCGATAGATTTAGGCGTACAATCCGTAAGAGAAGGAGGTCAATCCCTGGTATTTGCAGAGACTAGAACCCGTTCAAAATCTCTTGCAACAAAAGCATCTGATACAATATCTAAAATTTTAGAAAAAAAAGAAATTACCGAACTAGAAAAAACATCAAAAAAACTTCTATCTGAAAATGAACATACTGAACTAGTCAAGACATTGGCATCACTGGTAAAAAAAGGAGTTGCGTTTCATCATGCAGGACTAAATCAAAAATGTAGAGAAACAATCGAAACTGAATTTCGTAAAGGAACAATTAAACTATTATCATCAACTCCTACTCTAGCTGCTGGTGTCAATCTTCCTGCAAGACGAGTAGTAATTTCTAATATCAATAGATATAATGCAAAAGTTGGAGCAAATAGACCAATTAGTATTCTAGAATACAAACAACTTTGTGGAAGAGCTGGAAGGCCCCAATACGATGATTTTGGAGAATCAATTATTGTTGGAAATGGAAATACTGAAGATCTTATAGAATATTACATTAATGGAGAACCTGAACCAATTGAATCAAAAATTACAGATGACAAATCTTTGCGTACTCATATTCTAAGTGTCATAGTTACACATCCTGGAATCAAAAAAGAAGAAATTTTAGAATTCTTTTTACAAACATTAGGTGGACTACAATCAAGAAAGCCTACAATAAAATTTGCTATTGATATATCATTACGTTTTCTTTCAAGTAAATTTCTTATAATTAAAAAAGGTGAACGATATGCAGCAACTGAATTTGGTAAAAAGACTTCAATGTTGTATATTGATCCGTTAACTGCAACATACTTTAGCGATTCAATTGAGAATGTCTCTGAAGAAAGAAAACATACGTTTGGATATTTACATCTGATTACAAATTGTGAAGAATTTTTCCCAAAATTTTCACTACGACAAAAAGACTATGAAACTGCAAGTTTAATGATTGAAAACAATTCATCACAGCTATTAGAACCAATTTCAGAGTATGATTGTTCAAGAAGTCTTTTAGCTTTACAGTCATGGATTACTGAATCTACTGAATTATCTCTATCTGACAGCCTTGGAATTGAGTCTGGTGACATGCATAGAATGACTGAGAATGCAAACTGGCTATCTTATTGCCTCAGAGAGATTTCCAAGCACGTAGAGAGAGCAGATTTACTTGAAGAATTAGGTGATTTGAGAAATAGAGTGGTTTATGGAATTAGAGAGGAATTACTTGATTTGGTAAGAGTAAAAGGAATTGGAAGGGTTAGGGCTCGAATTCTCTTTAAACATGGAATTAAGAATCTAGATGATTTGAGGAAAATTCCAGTGAATAAATTAGCAGAAATTGATAAAATTGGTTCAACCATTGCGGATAACATAAAGGCAGAGTTACGAAAGGTTAGATAA
- a CDS encoding MraY family glycosyltransferase, producing the protein MIDLLIPAIFSCIVAFVVVFVMIPPLIKILEKRNFAVKDMNKKEDVMVVRPGGPAIIAGIIASEIALYAFLQMNEILAILITTTAAFLIGYVDDRKVMGGWFKPVALAIAAIPIIALGTYDSNLAFPLFGTVQIPALYLALIIFMIPITGNTINSIDVLNGVASGFMVIASFSLSICLFIVQNYEIAIVSLPLGFVSLAFYKYHKIPSRIFPGDSGALTLGAMYGAIAIVGGVEIIAAVALLPAVINSFLFLSSVKRVVEHRQIKGKPVDHTEDFRLKATNDKKAPVTLVRLILAGGPMSEKQVGFAIFKLAIFSGVLAVITAFMMGVSL; encoded by the coding sequence TTGATTGATTTACTAATTCCTGCAATATTTTCGTGCATTGTAGCATTTGTTGTAGTGTTTGTAATGATTCCACCATTAATCAAAATTTTAGAAAAAAGAAATTTTGCAGTTAAAGACATGAACAAAAAAGAAGATGTTATGGTAGTTAGGCCTGGAGGCCCTGCAATTATTGCAGGGATTATTGCATCAGAAATTGCTCTCTATGCATTTTTACAGATGAATGAAATTCTTGCTATACTCATTACAACCACGGCTGCATTTCTAATTGGATATGTTGATGATAGAAAAGTCATGGGAGGATGGTTCAAACCTGTCGCACTTGCAATAGCTGCAATTCCTATTATTGCACTTGGAACGTATGATAGTAATCTTGCTTTTCCATTATTTGGAACTGTACAAATTCCTGCATTATATCTGGCATTAATTATTTTCATGATTCCAATCACTGGAAATACCATTAATTCTATTGATGTCCTAAATGGTGTTGCCAGTGGGTTTATGGTGATTGCTAGTTTTTCATTATCGATTTGTCTCTTTATTGTACAAAACTATGAGATTGCAATAGTTAGCTTGCCTCTTGGATTTGTATCATTGGCATTTTACAAATATCATAAAATTCCCAGTAGGATTTTCCCTGGAGATTCCGGCGCTCTTACTTTAGGTGCAATGTATGGTGCAATTGCAATTGTTGGTGGTGTGGAAATTATTGCAGCAGTTGCGCTATTACCTGCAGTAATCAACTCATTTTTGTTCCTATCAAGCGTAAAACGGGTTGTAGAACATAGACAAATCAAAGGAAAACCTGTAGATCATACAGAAGATTTCAGATTAAAGGCAACTAATGACAAGAAAGCTCCTGTTACGCTGGTAAGATTAATTCTTGCAGGCGGACCAATGTCTGAAAAACAAGTTGGTTTTGCAATTTTCAAATTAGCAATTTTTTCAGGAGTTTTAGCAGTAATTACTGCATTTATGATGGGAGTGTCACTTTGA
- a CDS encoding acyltransferase, whose amino-acid sequence MVTNFISEKAKIGKNVQIWHFSYVGDNVEIGNNVKIGSLVHIDYDVKIGENTKIEGQAYIPPLSRIGKNAFIGPAAVLTNDPYPMCNKMIGVTIEDNAIIGARAVIKAGVTVGKNSVVAMGAIVTRDVPENSVVMGSPASIRYTREEYDKKQRQWKES is encoded by the coding sequence ATGGTCACTAATTTTATTTCAGAAAAAGCAAAGATTGGAAAAAATGTTCAGATTTGGCATTTTTCATATGTTGGAGATAACGTAGAGATTGGAAATAATGTCAAGATTGGCTCACTTGTTCATATTGATTATGATGTAAAGATTGGAGAAAATACAAAGATTGAAGGTCAAGCATACATTCCCCCACTTTCAAGAATTGGAAAGAATGCTTTCATTGGTCCAGCTGCAGTGTTAACAAATGATCCTTATCCAATGTGTAACAAAATGATAGGAGTAACTATTGAAGACAATGCAATAATTGGTGCACGTGCAGTAATCAAAGCAGGAGTCACAGTTGGAAAAAATAGTGTAGTGGCAATGGGTGCGATTGTAACGAGAGATGTTCCTGAAAATTCTGTTGTGATGGGATCACCAGCTTCTATCAGATACACCAGAGAAGAATATGACAAGAAACAAAGACAGTGGAAAGAAAGTTAG